The sequence below is a genomic window from Methanobacterium sp..
GGATATTCAGTTCTTTTCCCCCAGGGATGGGATTGCCACGGTCTGCCCACTGAAGTTAAAGTTGAGGAGATCCATGATATCAAGAAGAATGATGTTTCACGGGAAGAATTCAGGAAGATGTGTATTGAGCTAACCCGTGAAAATATTCAGGGTATGAAAAGACAGATGCAGAGAATGGGCTACTGCCAGGACTGGTCCCGAGAGTATGTGACCATGACCCCTGAGTATCAGGAAAAAACACAGACCAGTTTTCTCCAGATGTACCATGATGGTTTAATCTACAGGGATGTGCACCCCGTAAACTGGTGTCCCCGCTGCGAGACAGCCATTGCTTTTGCCGAAGTTGAGTACCAGGAAAATGAAACCTTCCTCAACTACCTCGAATTTCCTGCAAGCAATGATGAATCTGGTGTGCCGATAGCCACTACTCGGCCGGAATTACTGGCAGCATGTGTAGCAGTGGTAGTGCATCCTGATGATGAACGCTACCAACACCTAGCTGGCCAAAAAGTAAAAGTACCCCTTTTTGACCGTGAAGTTGAAATAATCACCGACCAAGAAGTTGATCCTCAGTTCGGTACCGGGGCAGTTATGATCTGTACTTTCGGGGATAAAACCGACGTAACTTGGGTAAACCGTTACAACCTAGACATAATTGAAGCCATAAACGAACAAGGAATAATGCAAAAAGTCAGTGGCAAATACTGTGGAATGACCCTAGAAGAATGTAAAAAACTCATAGTAGAAGACCTTGAAAAGGAAGGTTTCCTCACTAAAAAAGAGAAGGTAGACCAGAATGTGGGTCAGTGCTGGCGATGCAAAACACCTATTGAGATCCTGGTTAAAAAACAATGGTTCGTTGCAGTCAAACAATTAAACCCCCAGATCATAGAAACAGCCCAAGCTATGGAATGGATGCCTGAACATATGAAAACCCGCCTCTTAAACTGGACGGGAAGCATGGACTGGGACTGGTGCATAAGCAGGCAACGAATATTCGCCACACCAATACCAGTATGGTACTGTAAATCCTGCGGCAAAGTCATGTTACCCTCAAAAGAGGAACTACCAATAGACCCAACACAAACTCAGCCTTCAAATCCCTGCCAATGTGGAGCTACAGACTTCGCTCCAGAAGTCGATGTCCTGGACACTTGGATGGACAGTTCCATAACACCCCTGGTAATTGCTGGCTGGCCATTACCAGAATACAAAGAATTATTCCCATCCAGTATCCGCCAGCAAGGACACGACATCATCCGAACATGGGCCTTCTACACCATACTACGTAGCCTAGCTCTAACTGGAAAAGCCCCATTTGAAAATGTGGTGGTCAATGGAATGGTGTTTGGAGAAGACGGCCATAAAATGAGTAAATCTAGAGGTAACGTCATTATCCCCGAAGAAGTGGTGGAAGAGTATGGGGCTGATGCCCTGCGTCTGTGGGCTGCTAACAGTGTACCAGGCTCTGATGTGCCCTTCGCCTGGAAAGATGTACAGCACGGATACAAATTTTTAAGGAAATTTTGGAACGCTTTCCGCTTCGTGAACATGCACCTTGCCGGATACCAACAAGAAAATGATGAAAACATAATAAACAGTTTAAAACCTCTTGATAAATGGATATTATCCGTCCTAAACCATCTGGTAGGGGAGGTAACCCAAGCCATGGAGGAGTACAACTTCGCCCATGCCCGCAACAGTATCCAATCCTACATTTGGCATGACTTCTGTGACGAATACATCGAAGCAGTCAAATACCGACTTTACACAGATGACGAGAGTCAATCAAAACAAGCAGCACTTTACACCCTGAAAACAGTGATATCAACTTCGTTAAGACTCTTATCACCCTTCACCCCCCATTTCACTGAAGAAATAAATTATTACCTTGAAAACAACAGCCAAGCTGGAAGTGCAAAAGAAGATGATAACAACCAATCCAGAAGTGTGAAGTCAGATAATCCCACCTATAAGAGTATTCACCTTGAAATGTGGCCAAAAGTTCAAGAAAACTTGTTAGACGTGTCTTTTGAGGCTGTTGGCCAAGTAGGAGTGGATGTAATTAGCCAACTTAGACGATTCAAGGCCAGTAAAAAAATGCCCCTGAATACTCCCTTGAAAAAAGCAACCATCTACACATCTTCGGAAGAGGTCTACAATTATCTTGATTTGCTGGAATCGGATATTAAAGGGACCATGCGTATTGAAAATGTTGTGATAACTCGTGGAAAACCAGATGTCCGTGAAATAGTGGTGGAAGTTACCCCCAGAATGGATAAAATAGGCCCAGAATTTAAGGGCCAAGCCCCAATAATTGTAAAATACTTAAAAGAAGAAGATCCGGAAATGATCGCACAAAAAATTACAGAAAATGGTTACATTGATATTGAAGGATCCAAGGTTGGAACTGAACACATCACCAGTAGGAAAGAATTGGTAGGGAGTACTGGAGAAAAAGTAGACCTAATTCTCATGGAAAAACTGGACCTGGTTGTGGAACTGGTAATCTAAACTCCCCATAAAAACACCCCACCCCCCTACAAAATGGATGAGTTTAAGAAAAAATATGATTTTAAGAATGAAAATGGTGATCCAGTGGAATTGGTAGTGGAAAGGGCAGATAGAATTGAAGGAATAGTAAAAGCACCACCCTCTAAAAGTTACACCCACCGAGCTATTTTATTAGCATGCCTTGCCCAGGGAAAGTCTCGCCTGGAAGACCCTCTTTACTCAGAAGACACCCTTGCCACACTGTATGCTTGCCAAAAATTGGGATGTGAAGTTAAAAAATACGATACCCATTGCCTAGTCCATGGAACCAGTGGAAAGTTCAAAAATCCAGGAAAGGTGTTGAATCTTCAAAACAGTGGAACAA
It includes:
- a CDS encoding valine--tRNA ligase, coding for MNEVEVPKDYHHKKEIKWQEYWQKTNLYHFNPDENRPRYIIDTPPPYPTGSIHIGHVLNWLYMDLIARWKRMNGYSVLFPQGWDCHGLPTEVKVEEIHDIKKNDVSREEFRKMCIELTRENIQGMKRQMQRMGYCQDWSREYVTMTPEYQEKTQTSFLQMYHDGLIYRDVHPVNWCPRCETAIAFAEVEYQENETFLNYLEFPASNDESGVPIATTRPELLAACVAVVVHPDDERYQHLAGQKVKVPLFDREVEIITDQEVDPQFGTGAVMICTFGDKTDVTWVNRYNLDIIEAINEQGIMQKVSGKYCGMTLEECKKLIVEDLEKEGFLTKKEKVDQNVGQCWRCKTPIEILVKKQWFVAVKQLNPQIIETAQAMEWMPEHMKTRLLNWTGSMDWDWCISRQRIFATPIPVWYCKSCGKVMLPSKEELPIDPTQTQPSNPCQCGATDFAPEVDVLDTWMDSSITPLVIAGWPLPEYKELFPSSIRQQGHDIIRTWAFYTILRSLALTGKAPFENVVVNGMVFGEDGHKMSKSRGNVIIPEEVVEEYGADALRLWAANSVPGSDVPFAWKDVQHGYKFLRKFWNAFRFVNMHLAGYQQENDENIINSLKPLDKWILSVLNHLVGEVTQAMEEYNFAHARNSIQSYIWHDFCDEYIEAVKYRLYTDDESQSKQAALYTLKTVISTSLRLLSPFTPHFTEEINYYLENNSQAGSAKEDDNNQSRSVKSDNPTYKSIHLEMWPKVQENLLDVSFEAVGQVGVDVISQLRRFKASKKMPLNTPLKKATIYTSSEEVYNYLDLLESDIKGTMRIENVVITRGKPDVREIVVEVTPRMDKIGPEFKGQAPIIVKYLKEEDPEMIAQKITENGYIDIEGSKVGTEHITSRKELVGSTGEKVDLILMEKLDLVVELVI